In Thermococcus stetteri, the following proteins share a genomic window:
- the ftsY gene encoding signal recognition particle-docking protein FtsY, translating into MFGKLREKLKKFTKEVEEKIEEEEKAVKAPQKEEGFLGRLLQVEIKEKDIEDALDELELELLEADVALETVEALREKIKEKLVGRKVRIGTNKGKIVEEALREAILEILTPEKRINLLEMIKSKEDKPFVIAFVGFNGSGKTTTIAKLAHWLKKNGFSVVIAASDTFRAGAIEQLEEHAKRVGVKVIKHDYGADPAAVAYDAIQHAKARGIDVVLIDTAGRNELNRNLMDEMKKIARVTKPDLVIFVGDSLGGNAVVEQAKQFNDAVRIDGVILTKLDADARGGAALSISHAIGAPILFVGVGQGYDDLRPFDEKWFVERIFGEE; encoded by the coding sequence ATGTTTGGAAAGCTCAGGGAGAAGCTCAAAAAGTTCACAAAGGAAGTTGAGGAGAAAATAGAAGAAGAGGAAAAGGCTGTTAAGGCTCCTCAGAAAGAGGAAGGCTTCCTCGGGAGACTTCTCCAGGTTGAGATAAAGGAGAAGGACATTGAGGATGCTCTAGATGAGCTTGAACTTGAACTCCTTGAGGCAGACGTTGCTCTTGAGACCGTAGAAGCCCTCCGCGAGAAGATAAAGGAGAAGCTCGTCGGAAGAAAGGTCAGGATAGGTACCAACAAGGGCAAGATTGTAGAAGAGGCCCTGAGGGAAGCCATTCTAGAAATCCTGACCCCAGAAAAGAGGATTAACCTCCTTGAGATGATAAAATCGAAAGAGGACAAACCCTTCGTCATAGCCTTCGTGGGGTTCAACGGATCTGGAAAGACCACAACCATAGCGAAGCTCGCCCACTGGCTCAAAAAGAACGGGTTCAGCGTTGTAATAGCGGCCAGCGATACTTTCAGGGCTGGAGCAATAGAGCAGCTTGAAGAACACGCAAAGAGAGTCGGCGTCAAGGTCATCAAGCACGACTACGGTGCGGATCCAGCCGCCGTGGCCTACGATGCCATCCAGCACGCCAAGGCGAGGGGGATTGACGTCGTCCTCATCGACACCGCAGGGAGAAACGAGCTGAACAGAAACCTCATGGATGAGATGAAGAAGATCGCCCGCGTTACCAAGCCCGATTTGGTGATATTCGTGGGAGACTCACTCGGAGGCAACGCAGTAGTCGAACAGGCCAAGCAGTTCAACGACGCTGTAAGAATAGACGGGGTTATACTCACCAAGCTCGACGCGGACGCGAGGGGAGGGGCGGCTTTGAGCATAAGCCACGCAATCGGCGCACCCATACTCTTCGTCGGCGTCGGACAGGGCTACGACGACCTCAGGCCCTTTGACGAGAAGTGGTTCGTCGAGAGGATTTTTGGAGAGGAGTGA